In Lotus japonicus ecotype B-129 chromosome 5, LjGifu_v1.2, one genomic interval encodes:
- the LOC130720652 gene encoding squamosa promoter-binding-like protein 1, producing MEARFGAEAYHYYGVGASSDMRGMGKRSAEWDLNNWRWDGDLFIASRVNPVQEDGVGQQLFPLVSGIPASNSSSSCSEEVDLRDPMGSREGERKRRVIVLEDDGLNEEGGTLSLKLGGHAADREVASWDGGNGKKSRVAGGGASNRAVCQVEDCCADLSRAKDYHRRHKVCEMHSKATRALVGNAMQRFCQQCSRFHMLQEFDEGKRSCRRRLAGHNKRRRKTNNEAVPNGNPLNDDQTSSYLLISLLKILSNMNSDRSDQTTDQDLLTHLLRSLASRNGEQGGNNLSNILREPENLLREGGSSRESEMVPTLLSNGSQGSPTDIRQHQTVSMNKMQQEVVHAHDARATDQQLMSYIKPSISNTPPAYAEARDSTAGQIKMNNFDLNDIYIDSDDGIEDLERLPGTTNHVTSSLDYPWTQQDSHQSSPPQTSRNSESGSAHSPSSSTGEAQCRTDRIVIKLFGKEPSDFPLILRAQILDWLSHSPTDIESYIRPGCIVLTIYLRQAEAVWEEICYDLTSSLGRLLDVSDDTFWRTGWVHIRVQHQMAFIFNGQVVIDTSLPFRSNNYSKILTVSPIAAPASKRVQFSVKGVNMIRPATRLMCALEGKYLVCEDAHESMDQYSEELDGLHCIQFSCAVPVTNGRGFIEIEDQGLSSSFFPFIVAEEDVCSDICGLEPLLELSETDPDIEGTGKIKAKSQAMDFIHEIGWLLHGSQLKSRMVHLSSSTDLFPLKRFKWLMEFSMDHDWCAVVKKLLNLLLEGTVSTGDHPSLDLALSEMGLLHRAVRRNSKQLVELLLTYVPENISNEVRPEGKALVEGEKQSFLFRPDAAGPAGLTPLHIAAGKDGSEDVLDALTNDPCMVGIEAWKNARDSTGSTPEDYARLRGHYTYIHLVQKKINKRQGAPHVVVEIPTNLTENDTNQKQNESSTTFEIAKTRDQGHCKLCDIKLSCRTAVGRSLVYKPAMLSMVAVAAVCVCVALLFKSSPEVLYMFRPFSWESLDFGTS from the exons ATGGAAGCTAGATTCGGTGCAGAAGCTTATCATTATTATGGTGTGGGTGCCTCTTCTGATATGAGGGGTATGGGGAAGAGGTCTGCTGAGTGGGATTTGAATAATTGGAGGTGGGATGGGGATCTGTTCATTGCTAGTAGGGTGAATCCAGTGCAGGAGGATGGGGTTGGTCAACAACTTTTCCCTCTTGTGTCCGGGATCCCAGCGTCGAATAGCTCTTCTTCGTGTTCTGAGGAGGTAGATCTTAGGGATCCCATGGGGAGTAGGGAAGGGGAGAGGAAAAGGAGAGTTATTGTGCTGGAGGATGATGGTTTGAATGAGGAAGGAGGTACGCTTAGCTTGAAGCTTGGTGGGCATGCTGCGGATAGGGAGGTTGCAAGCTGGGATGGGGGGAATGGGAAGAAGAGCAGAGTGGCTGGTGGGGGTGCTTCGAATCGCGCTGTTTGTCAGGTGGAGGACTGTTGTGCAGATCTGAGCAGGGCTAAGGATTATCACAGGCGTCATAAAGTTTGTGAGATGCACTCCAAGGCCACTAGGGCACTTGTCGGAAATGCAATGCAAAGGTTCTGTCAACAATGCAGCAG GTTTCACATGCTTCAAGAATTTGATGAAGGAAAGAGAAGCTGTCGAAGACGCTTGGCAGGCCATAATAAACGaagaaggaaaacaaataatgaaGCTGTTCCTAATGGAAATCCTCTAAATGATGATCAAACTAGTAGTTATCTGTTGATAAGTTTGTTGAAGATACTTTCAAATATGAATT CTGACAGATCGGATCAGACTACAGACCAGGATCTACTGACTCATCTTCTAAGGAGTCTTGCTAGTCGGAATGGTGAACAAGGGGGCAATAACTTGTCTAACATTTTGCGAGAACCAGAGAATTTGTTGAGAGAAGGGGGTTCATCTAGGGAGTCAGAGATGGTGCCAACTTTACTCTCCAATGGTTCTCAAGGCTCTCCAACTGATATAAGACAACATCAAACTGTATCTATGAATAAAATGCAACAAGAAGTGGTGCATGCACATGATGCTAGGGCTACTGATCAGCAGCTCATGTCTTATATAAAGCCCAGCATTTCAAACACTCCTCCAGCTTACGCAGAAGCCAGAGACAGTACCGCTGGACAAATCAAGatgaataattttgatttgaatgacATATATATTGACTCAGACGATGGCATAGAAGATCTAGAAAGATTGCCTGGAACTACTAATCATGTCACTAGCTCTCTTGATTACCCATGGACACAACAAGATTCCCATCAGTCAAGTCCACCTCAGACAAGTAGAaattcagagtctggatctgcCCACTCCCCTTCTAGTTCCACTGGAGAAGCTCAG TGTCGCACAGATCGTATTGTTATCAAACTCTTTGGTAAAGAGCCGAGTGATTTTCCTCTTATACTTAGAGCACAG ATTCTTGACTGGTTATCACACAGTCCTACTGATATTGAAAGCTACATACGACCTGGTTGTATTGTTTTGACAATTTATCTGCGCCAGGCTGAAGCTGTTTGGGAGGAA ATTTGCTATGATCTGACTTCTAGTTTGGGTAGGCTACTGGATGTCTCAGATGATACTTTTTGGAGAACTGGATGGGTTCACATCAGGGTGCAGCATCAGATGGCATTCATTTTCAATG GTCAAGTTGTCATCGATACATCACTACCTTTCAGAAGTAACAATTATAGCAAGATTTTGACTGTTAGTCCTATAGCTGCACCAGCATCAAAGAGAGTTCAATTTTCCGTTAAGGGTGTCAACATGATACGCCCTGCCACGAG GTTAATGTGTGCTTTAGAAGGGAAATATCTGGTCTGTGAAGATGCTCATGAGTCGATGGATCAATACTCCGAGGAGCTTGATGGACTTCATTGCATCCAGTTTTCTTGTGCTGTCCCTGTAACAAATGGAAGAGGATTTATTGAG ATTGAGGACCAGGGTTTGAGTAGCAGCTTTTTTCCTTTCATTGTTGCGGAGGAGGATGTTTGCTCAGATATCTGTGGGCTTGAGCCTCTACTAGAATTAAGTGAAACTGATCCAGATATTGAAGGGACTGGAAAGATTAAAGCCAAAAGTCAAGCTATGGATTTCATTCATGAAATAGGTTGGCTCCTTCATGGAAGCCAGTTGAAATCTAGGATGGTTCACTTAAGCTCCAGCACAGATCTCTTTCCATTGAAACGGTTCAAGTGGCTCATGGAGTTCTCTATGGATCATGATTGGTGTGCAGTAGTGAAAAAACTGCTGAACCTACTGCTTGAGGGAACTGTCAGTACAGGAGATCACCCATCCCTGGATCTAGCACTTTCAGAGATGGGTCTCCTTCACAGAGCTGTAAGGAGAAATAGCAAGCAGTTAGTGGAGCTGCTTTTGACATACGTTCCTGAAAATATCTCTAATGAAGTAAGACCTGAAGGCAAAGCACTGGTTGAGGGAGAGAAACAGAGCTTTTTGTTTAGACCTGATGCTGCCGGTCCTGCTGGTTTAACACCCCTTCATATAGCAGCTGGGAAAGATGGTTCTGAGGATGTACTGGACGCTTTAACTAATGATCCTTGCATG GTGGGAATTGAGGCATGGAAAAATGCTCGTGACAGCACAGGCTCCACACCTGAGGATTATGCGCGTTTACGTGGCCACTATACTTACATTCACTTAGTGCAGAAAAAGATTAACAAGAGACAAGGAGCACCTCATGTGGTGGTTGAGATTCCCACAAATCTGACAGAAAACGACACAAACCAGAAGCAAAATGAGTCGTCCACTACCTTTGAGATTGCGAAAACCCGTGACCAAGGGCACTGTAAACTTTGTGACATTAAATTATCTTGTAGAACTGCAGTTGGCAGGTCTTTGGTATACAAACCTGCAATGCTCTCCATGGTGGCAGTAGCAGCAGTCTGTGTCTGTGTGGCCCTTCTGTTTAAAAGTTCACCTGAAGTTCTTTACATGTTCCGACCCTTCAGTTGGGAATCGTTGGATTTCGGAACAAGCTAA